The following is a genomic window from Hymenobacter monticola.
CCTAATTTAGTGTAGATTTGCCAGCCCATCTAAATGGACTTTAGCGGTATCAGCAATTACTAACAGAATTCTAACCCCTCATGAACAAGTTTCTAGCATTATCCCTTTTTGCTATCTCCGGTACATTATTGGGTGGGTGTTTTGGCAAAGGGCCGACCGGTGACCTGGTTGGTTCCGAAGACCGGCCCTTCTTTATCCCCCAGGAAGTGCCTTACGGCATGGTACCTTGCCCCGGCGGTACATTCCACATGGGCCAGACCGACCAAGACATCTCCGCCTCGATGGTGAACATGAACAAGCAGGTGACCATCGCCGGCTTCTACATGGACGAAACGGAGATTACCAACAACGAGTACCGCCAGTTTATGGACAACATCAAGCAGGACTCGCTTGATGTATTGGGCGAAGAATATGTGATGACGGAGCTGTATCCCGACACCACGGTGTGGGTACGCGACTTCACCTACCACATGGGCGACCCCCTGCTCGAATACTACTACACTCACCCCGCCTTCGACGATTATCCGGTAGTGGGCGTGGATTGGTTTGCCGCCAAGTATTTCTGCAACTGGCGCACCAAGTTCCGCAACGCTGCCCGCGAGGAATCGGGCTACGCCAACGACCCCAACTTCCGCCTGCCTTCCGAGGCTGAGTGGGAATACGCCGCCCGCGGCGGCCGCGACCTCGCCACGTATCCTTGGGGTGGCCCGTACCTGCGCAACACCAAGGGCTGCATGCTGGCCAACTTCAAGCCCGGCCGTGGCGACTACGCTTCGGATGGCTTTGCTTACACTTCGGAAGTAGGCTCGTTCTTCCCCAACGACTTCGGCCTGTACGACATGGCCGGCAACGTGTCGGAGTGGTGCGATGATGCTTACATGGAAGCCTCGGTACCGGTAGTGTGGGACTTGAACCCCACCAACCCGGATGATAACGAACCCCGCAAAGTGGTGCGCGGTGGCTCTTGGAAAGATATTGCTTACTTCCTCGAAACCGGCACGCGCAACTTCGAATACCAGGATTCGGCCCGCTCTTACATCGGCTTCCGTTGCTCGATGATTCAGATTGGCATGGGCACCAACAGCTCGCTCAACTAATATTCAATACAACCCAAACCAGCGGGAAGACATTATTTTAACCACCCTCCCCTTCTTACACCTTCTTCAACCCCCTTTCAAGTTAAATCCTCATGGCAGCTAAAGAAAGTTTCCTCTATGACAAGCTGATGCCCAAAATCTACGGCATCGGTGCAGCAGTTGTAATTGTTGGTGCTCTTTTCAAAATTGAACACTGGGCAGGTGCCGACTTGATGCTCATCGTAGGCCTGGGTACCGAAGCCGTTATCTTCTTCCTGAGCGCCTTTCAACCCGTTGATAAAGGCCATGACTGGTCGCTGGTGTATCCCGAACTGAGCGAAGGCTACGACCCCTCAACCGGCGACAACCGTCTCAACGCACCCGATAGCTCGTCGAAAGGCTTGACGATGAAGCTGGACGACATGCTGAAAAATGCCAACGTGACCCCCGAAGCTATTTCGAACCTGGGCCAAGGCCTGAACCGCCTCAGCACCACCACCTCGCAGCTGTCGCAGCTGGGCGAAGCTACCAACGTAACCGACGAGTACACCAAGAAAGTACGCACGGCTGCTGACTCGCTCGAAAAAATCAACGTGGCTTACTCCAACACCGTGGACGCTATTTCGGCCATGTCGAACGCTACTTCGGACGCCAAAGAGTACCACATGCAGGTGCAGAACGTGACCAAGAACCTGGGCGCACTGAACGCCGTGTACGAGATGGAACTGCAGGATGCCAACACGCACCTCAAGTCCATGAACCAATTCTACGGCACGCTCAGCAAGGCTATGGACAACATGACCCAGGCTGGCAAAGACACTGAGCAATTCCAGAAGCAAGTAGCCGACCTCACCGGCAACCTGACCTCGCTCAACCGCGTGTACGGCAACATGCTGAACGCCATGCGTGCCGGCGCTCAAGCCTAAGCGCTTCTTCCCATTCCTTCCACCAAATTTTTAGCGGAACCAGATAATGGCAGGCGGTAATGAAACCCCGCGGCAGAAGATGATTGGCATGATGTATCTCGTGCTAACCGCTCTTCTGGCGCTCCAAGTGAACTCAGCAATTCTGCTGAAGTTCAAGTTCATCGATGACAGCCTTTTAGGTGTCAACGATAAGACTTCGCTCGGGGCAGACGGTACTGTAAAAGGTATCCAAGCTGCCGTTCAGAAGAACAACAACCAGCCTCAGGACTTGGCCGTGCTCAAGCAAAGCGAAGAAATTCGTGCCAAGACGAAAGAACTGGTGTCTTACCTGCGCGACGTGCGTCAGAAGCTGATGGTTGCCACCGAGAACAAAAACGGTGAAATGACCAATCTCAGCGGTGAAGACAAAGTGGCCATAACGATGTTGGGTGGCAAGCGCAACGGTTTGGCTTACACTGGCCTAAAGCCTAAGCTGAACGAGTATTCGACTTATATTCAGCGGTTTGTTCCGAGCGCGCAGCCGTTGGCTATCGACGCCAAGAACGACCCGCGCGTGACGGAAAAGGCCCAGAAGACCAAAAACTTCGAAGAGCTCAACTTCGAGAACACGCCGGTAGTAGCTGCTCTGGCTACCATCTCGCAGAAGGAAACCGAAGTGCTGAAGTACGAAGCTGATGCCCTGTCGGCTCTGGCTCAGAAAGTAGGTGCCAAAACGATTGTGTTTGACAAGATTGGTGCTTTCGCCAGCGCCGAGTCCAATACGGTAGCTGCTGGTACCAAGTACAAAGCCGACTGTTCCTGACCGCTTCGGCGTCGACCATCAGCCCGAAAATGACCTTGAACGGCTCGCCAATCTCGGTAGGTCCGGATGGCCACGGCAAAGTTGAGTTCACGGCTCGCCCGGGCGCTTTCAACTCGGAAGGTGTAGCTAAGGCTTCTTGGACGGGCACGATTCGCTTCAACCAGAACGGCCGCGACACCACTTTCGTGAAGAAAGTAGAGTACAACATCACCAAGCCGGTGATGCAGATTCAGTCGGCTTCGGTGCAGGCGCTATACTTCAAGTGCGGCAACAAGCTGAACGTATCGGTGCCGGCCCTCGGCGCTCAGTACAAGCCCAGCTTCTCGGCTTCGGGTGCTTCGGCCATCCAAGGTGCCAAAGTGGGTGACGTGACCCTGATTCCGAACTCGAGAGAGGTGACTCTGAACGTGAGCAGCGGTGGCAACGCCATCGGCTCGCAGACTTTCCAGGTTCGTCCGATTCCCAAGCCCACCATTCAGTGCTTCGTAGGCGGCCGTGAGGCCAACGAGAAGCAAGGTACGCCTGGCACGGCTGTGCGTTCGATGACTCTGAAAGCTGTGCCGGATGCTGGCTTCGCCACCTTCCTGCCGGATGACGCCAAGTTCCGTGTGACGCGTTACGAGGTGACGCTGGTGCGTGGCCGTCGCCCCGCTTTGGCTCCCAAAACCATTAGCGGCCCGCAGGCTGACCTGAGCGATGTGGTGAATGCCTACCGCGACGGCGACCGCCTGTACGTGGAAGTGAAGGAAGTGCAGCGCATGAACTTCCAAGGCAACACCGAGCCGGTAAGCATTCAGAAACAATTTAATATTCCCCTGCTGTAATATCCGGTGGCTTGGCCACGTTAGCGAACTATCCTACCATTAATTAGCTTTTGCCCGATATGAAATCCATTCACACCTTGGCCGCTGTGGCGGCGGGCTTGTCGCTGTCGCTGACGGCTTCGGCCCAGGAGCAAGCCACTACGGCGAGCAGCACCGGTTCGCACCGGCCCATTCCCCCGTCTGACCAAATGTTCCGCAAGAGCATCTGGCGGCAGGTGGACCTGCGCGAGAAGCAAAACAAGCCGATGTTTTCCGAAGGCAAGGAAATCAGCCGGGTTATCCTCGAGGCCGTGAAGCGCGGCGAACTGACGGCTTATAAGAACGACTCGCTGACGTCGACCTTCACGCCCCAGGAAGTACGCACCAACTCGTCTTATGTGGACGAGGCAGTAAAACTGAGCGACGAGGAAAAAGCAGCTGGTTTTAGCGAGAAGGACCTTGGCGGTGGCTCTGATGACGGCTGGGGCACGCCCGCGCCGAAGAAAAGCGGCGGCGGCAGCACGGCTACTACCAAGCGTCAGCCCAAGCTGGGCGCCAACGGCAAGCCGCTGAAGGATAAGAAAGGCAAAATCATTTACGAGACTGTAGCCGTAGCTCCGCCACCTCCCCCCGCGCCGGTGGGCAACGAGTACCGTCCGAAGGATTTGTATGAGATGGAAGTGAAAGAGGATATGATTTTCGACAAGAAGCGGTCGAGAATGTATCACGACATCAAATCCATCACGCTGCTGGTTCCCTCCACGCTGCCGACCAACATCTCGGGTATCGAGAAGCCAATTGGCACATTCAAGTACAGCGACCTGGTGAAGGTGTTCCGCGCCAACCCGCAAAACGCCATCTGGTTCAATGCCGAGAACGATGCGCAACACAAGAACCTTGCTGATGCCTTCGAGCTGTGGTTGTTCAACTCCTACATCACCAAGGTGTCGAATGCCGGCGACAGCCGTCTGGATGACATCTACGGTGGTGCTCAGCAAGGTATCCTGGCTGCTCAACAGACGGCCGCTGACCTGGTAGAATACGAGTACAACCTGTGGAGCTTCTAGACCGCAGATTATGCAGATTTAACGGATTGGACAGATTCTGAATTTGCTTGATAAACAAAAAGGCCCTCGCAGCGATGCGAGGGCCTTTTTGTTTGATGGGTATTAGTTGCTGGCTGGAAGCTGCTGGGGCGGCACGGGGTGGGATGGAGCTTCGTTTTCGGCAAAGTAGTTCTGCAGGACTTTGGCTTTGGCTTTGCCGACTTCAGCAATTAGCTCGGCATCGGAGAGCTCCCGGATTTTCTTAACGGACTTGAATTTGTTAAGAAGTTTCTCGGCGGTGATGGGGCCAAGGCCTTTAACGTCGGTTAGCTCGGTTTTGAGCGTCGCGGCGTCGCGGCGGGAGCGGTGGAAGGTGATGCCGAAGCGGTGCACTTCGTCGCGCATGCGCTGGAAAAGGCGCAGTGATTCGCTTTTCTTGTCGATGTAGAGGGGGAGTGGGTCGTTGGGAACGTAGATTTCTTCGAGGCGCTTGGCTATGCCAATGACCGGAATCTGACCCCAGAGGTTGAGGTCTTTCAGGGCCTTGACGGCCATGCTGAGCTGGCCTTTCCCGCCGTCGACGATGACCAACTGCGGGAGACTGGCGCCTTCGTCCACTAGACGGCGGTAGCGGCGGGTGACGACTTCGTACATGCTGTCGAAGTCGTTTGGGCCAATGACGGTTTTAATGTGGTAGTGGCGGTAGTCCTTTTTGCTGGGTTTGGCGTTGCGAAAGCAGACCATGGCAGCCACTGGGTTGTCGCCCTGAAAGTTGGAGTTGTCGAAGCACTCGATATGCTTGGGTAGCTCGGTGAGGCGCAGGTCCTTTTTGATGGTTTCCATGATGCGCACTTCGTTTACGTCCTTGCTGCGCTCGTTCATGCTTTCCTTCTCCTTGCGGGCGTAAAGCACGTTTTTCAGGGCCAGGTCGAGTAGCTTGCGCTTATCGCCGATTTGCGGTACCGTGAGCGTGATGCCGGGCAAAGGCAGCGCGACAGGCACGTTGGTCAGGATTTCCTTCGACTCGCTTTCGAACTCCTGGCGCATCTGCATGACAAGCGGGGCCAGGATTTCGGCATCTTCCTCGTCCAGCTTTTTCGTGACTTCGAGCGACTGGGTAAGGATGATGCTGCCGTTCATCACTTTGAGATAGGTGATAAAACCCGACTTTTCGTTGCTGGCAATGGCAAAAACGTCGATGTTGGTGAGCGACGCGTTCACGATGGTAGACTTGGCCTGGAAAGCTTCGAGCTTGTCGAGCTTGACTTTGAAGGCGTGCGCCAACTCGTACTGCATTTCCTGCGCCGCGGCGGTCATGCGCTCCTTGAAGTACTGCTTGGGAATGCGCAGGTCGCCGTTGAGAATCTGACGGATTTGCTGGATATAGCCGTTGTAGATGGCCTCATCTTCTTTGGCCACACAGGGGGCGTTGCAATTGCCGATTTGCAGCTCCAGGCAGGGCTTGAACTTGCCGGCGGCCACGTTTTCGGGCGTGAGGTTGTAGTTGCAGGTGCGCAACGGGTACAGGGCCCGGATGAGCTCCAGTAGCACGTTCAGGGCAGTGCCGTTGGCGTAGGGACCGTAGTAGCGCGAGCCGTCGTTAATCTTGTTACGCGTGGGAATAAGGCGCGGGAACCGCTCGTTGGTGAGGCAGAGGTAGGGGTAGGTTTTACCGTCTTTGAGCAGGATGTTGTATTTGGGCTGGTGCTGCTTGATGAGATTGTTTTCAAGCAAAAACGCATCGGATTCCGAATCCACAATGGTAAACTCCAGCCGCTTGATGTTGCGGACCAGCTGCTGCGTTTTCTTGTTGTGGTCTTGCTTGGTGAAGTAGCTGCTCACGCGCTTACGCAGGTCAATGGCCTTGCCCACGTAGATGATGCCCTCGTCGTCAAAGTACTTATACACGCCGGGCTTGTGGGGCAGGGCATTGATTTGGGCTTGCAGTTCAGGTTTGGCGGCCATAGGGAGGGCAGAGGTAATCGAATTAATTATAACGAAATATGGCTGACGAAAGTCGCCAGCCATATCAAAATTGTGAATGTTTCGAGCAAGGTGCAGAAATCCGTTAGGAGCTTTTCGCGTGCTCGGCAAGGGTTGTTCTAGATGTCCTTATCATCCAAATCTGAAGCATCGGGTGCTTGCATCTTTTGGTCGTAGGGAATGGTATCGCGCTGGCCGCCGTAGTACTTCGAGCAATCAATCTCAATGCTGAGCGGGGCGGCAGGTTTGGGGAAGGGCTGCGTGTTCAAGCCAATGTTCTTGTCCTTGTACACTTTCTGCATGAAGAGACCGTAAAGCGGCAGGGCCGCGCGGGCGCCCTGGCCATAGGCGCCGCTGCGGAAGTGAATGCTGCGGTCTTCGCCGCCCACCCACATGCCGCACACCAGGTCCGGGGTGATGCCCATGAACCAGGCGTCGGAATAGTTGGAGGTGGTGCCGGTTTTGGCCCCGATTTCAAACGGGAACTTGAAGCCCGTATGCAGGATGGTGCTGGTGCCGCCGGGCTCGGTAGTGCTGGCCTGCAGCATGTTGGTCATGATGTAGGCGGTTTCTTCGTTGAGTACCTCCTTGGTCTGAGGCACGAATTCACGCAGTACGTTGCCGTTCTTGTCCTCAATGCGCGTCACCATGATGGGCGAGGTCCAGACGCCCTTGTTTACGAAGGTGGCGTACACCCCGCACAACTCGTAAATGCTACAATCGGAAGTGCCAAAACCCATCGATGGCACCGCATCGACCGGCGAGGTAATGCCCAGCTTTTTGGCGTATTCAGCAATGGTTTCGGGGCCTAGCTTCATCACCAGCCAAGCCGTGATGGAGTTCATGGAGCGGGCCAGGGCCTGCCGTAGCGTGAACGTGCGACCCGAGAAGTTTCCCTCGAAGTTTTTGGGCGTGTAGGGTGCGCGGCCCGCCACGGCGGGGAAGGTGGTGGCCACATCGGGGCGGGGGAAGCAGGGCGAATAGCCTTGCTCGATGGCGGCTGTGTATACGATGGGTTTGAACGTGGAGCCGGGCTGGCGCTTGCCCTGCCGCACGTGGTCAAACTTGAAAAACTTGTAATTGGGGCCACCCACCCAGGCTTTCACCTGGCCGTTGAGCGGGTTCATGGCCATGAAGCCGGCGCGCAGGTAGCGCTTGTAGTACGCCAGCGAGTCGAGCGGCGACATCAACATTTCTTTCTCGCCCTGCCAGGTGAATACCGGCATCTTGTACTTCTTGCGCAGGTAGTAGTTCACCGAGTCGCGGTTGCCCTCAAACTGGTTCATCAGCGACTTGTAGCGCTGGGTGCGGCGCATGGCAATGTTGAGAAAGTCGGGGATGACCTTGCCGTTCTCGTCGCGCCAGGGCAGCTGGCCTTTCCATTGCGCACTAAACCACTTCTGCTGCAGGGCCAGGTGCTCGGCCAAGGACTTCTCGGCGTACTCCTGCATCCGCGAGTCGATGGTGGTGTAGATTTTCAGGCCGTCGGCGTAGAGGTCGTGGTCGGTTTCCTTGGCCCAGGCAATGAGCGACTTCACCACCTCGGCCCGGAAATAGGGGGCCAGGCCCTTGCTGGGATTTTCCACGGAGTAGTGCAGCACAATGGCCTTGGCCGTATCCTGCGCCAGTTCGGCGTCGGTGATGTAGTGCGACTTGGCCATCTGGCGCAGCACCCAGTTGCGGCGCTTGCGCGAACGGTCGGGGTGCACCACGGGGCTAAAGCGGCCGGGCGCGTTCACGATGCCCACCAGCGTGGCGGCCTCGGGCGTGGTCAGGTTTTTGGGCGACTTGTTGAAGAAGGTCTTGGCTGCCGTGTTGATGCCGAAAGAGTTCGAGCCGTACTCCACCGTGTTGAGGTACATGCGGATGATTTCGCGCTTGGTGTAGTTGCGCTCCAGCCGGATGGCCAGAATCCACTCCTTGGTTTTGGTGATGAGCATTCCGATTTTGCCACTGCCATTGAGGGCGCCATCATTCAGGTCCTGCCGGGTTTTGAACAGCACCTTGGCCACCTGCTGGGTGAGCGTGGAGCCGCCGCCATTGTGCGAGAAGGTGAGCACGCCGGTCACGGCCCGCAACACGCTCTTGGCATCAATGCCCGAGTGCTGCTCAAAGCGCACGTCCTCCGTGGCAATGAGGGCGTCAATCAGGTTCTGCGGCAAGTCTTTGAACTCAACGGGCGTGCGGTTTTCGCGGAAGTATTTGCCCAGCAGCACCCCATCAGCCGAGTAAATCTCGGAAGCCAGCTCGGAGCGCGGGTTTTCCAGCGTTTTCAGGTTGGGCATGCGTCCGAACAGGTTCAGGAAGTTGCCGCTCACGGCCAGCACAAACAGGCCCAGGCCCACCACGCCCGCGCCAAACAGCACCCACATGGTCCGGATGAAGGCCGTGAAGCGGCCGGGGCGCGCGGGTTTCAGCGGCTGGGGCTTGGCGCGGCGGGTAGGAGGGGAAGTGGGCATAAGAAACAAAACGGGAATAAGCAGGCAAAAATAAAGCCTCCGATGGTGGGCGGAGGCTTTATACGGTTCAGGGGCATTGGTCACCCATGCACGCGCAACAACTGACCTCGCCGGGTTATTTGTACACGCGCTGGAAGAAGGTTTGGTATCCGGCCAGGTCGCCCGAGGCTTGAAGCAGCGCCAAATTCTCTAGGCTGATAACCAACGTTTGGTACCCCTGGCCGCGCAGGCGGCCCAGCGGCGACTGCGGCCCGCGCAGCTTGGTGGCGTAGCTCTGGGCCACTTTGGCGCCGGGCAAGGTCCGCACCACTACCAGCATTTGGTCGGCGCCGAGGGCGGGCGTTTCCACCGTCAGGTTGTTAGCCTTGAAAAAGCGGCCGTTATAGGCACCCAGCTGCGTCGCTAAGTCGGCTGCTGGCGGCGTGGCTTTTGGGAACACCAGTACCACCGCGTGCGCGCCGCTGAGCTGGGTGGTGTAGGCCGTAGCGGGAGCGGCAGGGGCGTCGGCGGGCGCCGGGGTGGTAGCAGTGGCCGGAGCAGCGCCCGAGGCGGCAGGAACCGGCGCAGGAGTAGACGTAGCGGGCGGGGTTGGCGTGGGAGCAGCGGCTGAGGTAGCCGCTGCCTTCGTGACGGGAGTTGCTTTGCCGTTGCGGGTCTTTGCGATTGGCGACTTCGGGGAAGTGGCTTTTTCAGCTTCTGCTTTTTCTACAAGGTCTTTATCAGCCGCCTTAGCCGGCGCAGTCTTATCAGGGCTGGCTACTGGCGCGGGGCCGGCCGAACCGCTGGGGGCCGTAACGGCAGGCTTGAGGTCCGGCTTCGGCGTCGCGGGCTCAAGCGTCTTAGGCGCTTCCGGCGCGGCTCCGCTAGGATTCAGGGCCTTAGCGGGCGTCTCATTTTCACCGAAGAAAATGCGCATTCGGTTGTCCACTTCACCGGGGCGGAACAGCGACACCACCGGCTTTTCTGTCGAAGCCAATGCCCCGGCCAACTGGCCGCTGCCTTGCTTTTTGTAAGCTTCGGCCAGCGCCCGGGCTTGGGGAACAAGCGGACTATCGGGGTAATCCTTGTAAAACTTCTCCACCGATGAGCGCGCCGTAAGCGGGGCCTGGGTGCGCACCACCAGCAGCGTCTTCAGATAAGCCACCCGGTCGCTCAGGTCGCTCTTGGGGTATAGCTTCTCGGTGCGGGCCAGCACGGTGTTTGCCTTGGCAAACTGCTGGTTTTTGTAGTATGTGAAAGCAGAATCAACGCGGCTGGCCACTGCATTGTGCAAGGCCAGCTCGTGCTCGCGGTACAGCGGGTCGGCAATCAGCTTGGCGTAGATGGACGTGGGGAATTCCTTTTGCAGCGCCGCCGCGTACTGCGCCGTCTTGGCCGCGTCGGGCTTGTCTTTATAATAGAGGTAAAGCAGATAGTAGGCATCCGGCGCGTGCTCGCCGCGAGTATAGCGGGTCACCTGCTTTTCGTAGGTTTCAAAGCCTTTCTCCCGCTCTTTCAGCAGTTCCTTATAAATGCCGCCCAGTTCGTACATGGCCGCTTCAATTTGCTTGTCAGATGCCTGCAACTGGGCCGGCGTGGTGGGCAGCGCGCTGCGGTACTTGGCTACCAGCGCATTCTTCTCTGCGTTGGGGTCGGCCGCGGCGGCTTTGGTGGCCGAATCGGCCTGGGCGCTGTTCACGGCCGTGGTTGAGTTGCCGGTCATGGGCAGCGGCACGCCGCCGTTGGCCACGTTGTTGGGCGAGCTGCTGGCCTGGCTCACGGTGCGCCAGTTGTCCTGCAGCTGGCGGCCCTGCCACTTCCGCACAAACTCGGCCCGTGCTGTGCCCAGCGCCGCCGGGTTGTCGAAATACCACTTTGCCCCTCCGGCCACCGCTGTGGGGTCGAATGACATCGGGTCCGCTGCAGTAGCGCCAGGTGCGCCCGGAATACTGCTCGGCGCCAGGCCGGAACCAATGCCGCTACTACCGCTTTGCTGGCGGCTGGCGAATTCGGCTGCTTTGGCGTCGGCCTTCTGTTTGGCGGCAAGGCGGGCTTCCTCCTTCCTTTTTTCTGTGATTTCAGCATCAGCGTACTGATTCAGCTGCTGGCCCAGCGCCTCGGGCGAGAGCTTGGCCAAAGCCTGCAGGCTGTCCTGCGTTTCGAT
Proteins encoded in this region:
- a CDS encoding penicillin-binding protein 1A, whose translation is MPTSPPTRRAKPQPLKPARPGRFTAFIRTMWVLFGAGVVGLGLFVLAVSGNFLNLFGRMPNLKTLENPRSELASEIYSADGVLLGKYFRENRTPVEFKDLPQNLIDALIATEDVRFEQHSGIDAKSVLRAVTGVLTFSHNGGGSTLTQQVAKVLFKTRQDLNDGALNGSGKIGMLITKTKEWILAIRLERNYTKREIIRMYLNTVEYGSNSFGINTAAKTFFNKSPKNLTTPEAATLVGIVNAPGRFSPVVHPDRSRKRRNWVLRQMAKSHYITDAELAQDTAKAIVLHYSVENPSKGLAPYFRAEVVKSLIAWAKETDHDLYADGLKIYTTIDSRMQEYAEKSLAEHLALQQKWFSAQWKGQLPWRDENGKVIPDFLNIAMRRTQRYKSLMNQFEGNRDSVNYYLRKKYKMPVFTWQGEKEMLMSPLDSLAYYKRYLRAGFMAMNPLNGQVKAWVGGPNYKFFKFDHVRQGKRQPGSTFKPIVYTAAIEQGYSPCFPRPDVATTFPAVAGRAPYTPKNFEGNFSGRTFTLRQALARSMNSITAWLVMKLGPETIAEYAKKLGITSPVDAVPSMGFGTSDCSIYELCGVYATFVNKGVWTSPIMVTRIEDKNGNVLREFVPQTKEVLNEETAYIMTNMLQASTTEPGGTSTILHTGFKFPFEIGAKTGTTSNYSDAWFMGITPDLVCGMWVGGEDRSIHFRSGAYGQGARAALPLYGLFMQKVYKDKNIGLNTQPFPKPAAPLSIEIDCSKYYGGQRDTIPYDQKMQAPDASDLDDKDI
- the porK gene encoding T9SS ring complex lipoprotein PorK/GldK; its protein translation is MNKFLALSLFAISGTLLGGCFGKGPTGDLVGSEDRPFFIPQEVPYGMVPCPGGTFHMGQTDQDISASMVNMNKQVTIAGFYMDETEITNNEYRQFMDNIKQDSLDVLGEEYVMTELYPDTTVWVRDFTYHMGDPLLEYYYTHPAFDDYPVVGVDWFAAKYFCNWRTKFRNAAREESGYANDPNFRLPSEAEWEYAARGGRDLATYPWGGPYLRNTKGCMLANFKPGRGDYASDGFAYTSEVGSFFPNDFGLYDMAGNVSEWCDDAYMEASVPVVWDLNPTNPDDNEPRKVVRGGSWKDIAYFLETGTRNFEYQDSARSYIGFRCSMIQIGMGTNSSLN
- the porL gene encoding type IX secretion system motor protein PorL/GldL, giving the protein MAAKESFLYDKLMPKIYGIGAAVVIVGALFKIEHWAGADLMLIVGLGTEAVIFFLSAFQPVDKGHDWSLVYPELSEGYDPSTGDNRLNAPDSSSKGLTMKLDDMLKNANVTPEAISNLGQGLNRLSTTTSQLSQLGEATNVTDEYTKKVRTAADSLEKINVAYSNTVDAISAMSNATSDAKEYHMQVQNVTKNLGALNAVYEMELQDANTHLKSMNQFYGTLSKAMDNMTQAGKDTEQFQKQVADLTGNLTSLNRVYGNMLNAMRAGAQA
- the uvrC gene encoding excinuclease ABC subunit UvrC, whose amino-acid sequence is MAAKPELQAQINALPHKPGVYKYFDDEGIIYVGKAIDLRKRVSSYFTKQDHNKKTQQLVRNIKRLEFTIVDSESDAFLLENNLIKQHQPKYNILLKDGKTYPYLCLTNERFPRLIPTRNKINDGSRYYGPYANGTALNVLLELIRALYPLRTCNYNLTPENVAAGKFKPCLELQIGNCNAPCVAKEDEAIYNGYIQQIRQILNGDLRIPKQYFKERMTAAAQEMQYELAHAFKVKLDKLEAFQAKSTIVNASLTNIDVFAIASNEKSGFITYLKVMNGSIILTQSLEVTKKLDEEDAEILAPLVMQMRQEFESESKEILTNVPVALPLPGITLTVPQIGDKRKLLDLALKNVLYARKEKESMNERSKDVNEVRIMETIKKDLRLTELPKHIECFDNSNFQGDNPVAAMVCFRNAKPSKKDYRHYHIKTVIGPNDFDSMYEVVTRRYRRLVDEGASLPQLVIVDGGKGQLSMAVKALKDLNLWGQIPVIGIAKRLEEIYVPNDPLPLYIDKKSESLRLFQRMRDEVHRFGITFHRSRRDAATLKTELTDVKGLGPITAEKLLNKFKSVKKIRELSDAELIAEVGKAKAKVLQNYFAENEAPSHPVPPQQLPASN
- the porW gene encoding type IX secretion system periplasmic lipoprotein PorW/SprE — translated: MTHNSLTYRWAALLVFLIGVTVAGCASDKNLVAHAFNNVAARDNAYFLARQKLLLTEDKLYAGRINDYNQTLPLFPSLDSGTVRASRADLNDVIKKASMPIQNRPGSDWTDDAYIVVGWARFYQMQFDDAALTFKYVNSTSKDANAKHEALIGLMRTFVAQGEMESAKAVSDLLDKEQGLPQDARQLFLTRADYYIRTEEPAKAIPQLEKAIPLIEFKNEQSRTRYILAQLYQEQGENKKAYDQLDQILSRNPPYELDFQAKLLLAQVSDLSAQDRERLNKNFAGLLKDPKNKDYRDKIYYEMARLNYREKNYPEALKLLRQSIAATTTNKTQKSYTYLLAGRIYYENLQKYRLAAAYYDSTVQNLNKEAKTYAAIKERSDILRDFAKQYTIIETQDSLQALAKLSPEALGQQLNQYADAEITEKRKEEARLAAKQKADAKAAEFASRQQSGSSGIGSGLAPSSIPGAPGATAADPMSFDPTAVAGGAKWYFDNPAALGTARAEFVRKWQGRQLQDNWRTVSQASSSPNNVANGGVPLPMTGNSTTAVNSAQADSATKAAAADPNAEKNALVAKYRSALPTTPAQLQASDKQIEAAMYELGGIYKELLKEREKGFETYEKQVTRYTRGEHAPDAYYLLYLYYKDKPDAAKTAQYAAALQKEFPTSIYAKLIADPLYREHELALHNAVASRVDSAFTYYKNQQFAKANTVLARTEKLYPKSDLSDRVAYLKTLLVVRTQAPLTARSSVEKFYKDYPDSPLVPQARALAEAYKKQGSGQLAGALASTEKPVVSLFRPGEVDNRMRIFFGENETPAKALNPSGAAPEAPKTLEPATPKPDLKPAVTAPSGSAGPAPVASPDKTAPAKAADKDLVEKAEAEKATSPKSPIAKTRNGKATPVTKAAATSAAAPTPTPPATSTPAPVPAASGAAPATATTPAPADAPAAPATAYTTQLSGAHAVVLVFPKATPPAADLATQLGAYNGRFFKANNLTVETPALGADQMLVVVRTLPGAKVAQSYATKLRGPQSPLGRLRGQGYQTLVISLENLALLQASGDLAGYQTFFQRVYK
- the porN gene encoding type IX secretion system ring subunit PorN/GldN, encoding MKSIHTLAAVAAGLSLSLTASAQEQATTASSTGSHRPIPPSDQMFRKSIWRQVDLREKQNKPMFSEGKEISRVILEAVKRGELTAYKNDSLTSTFTPQEVRTNSSYVDEAVKLSDEEKAAGFSEKDLGGGSDDGWGTPAPKKSGGGSTATTKRQPKLGANGKPLKDKKGKIIYETVAVAPPPPPAPVGNEYRPKDLYEMEVKEDMIFDKKRSRMYHDIKSITLLVPSTLPTNISGIEKPIGTFKYSDLVKVFRANPQNAIWFNAENDAQHKNLADAFELWLFNSYITKVSNAGDSRLDDIYGGAQQGILAAQQTAADLVEYEYNLWSF